From Thermodesulfobacteriota bacterium, one genomic window encodes:
- a CDS encoding response regulator — protein MILPWWPVIWTDILGCLAVLGLAGACWRAAWIWYGRRPADVFRHYLFLLTVTIVVFACSRSVGHLLKQLLFYTGHRDWWALIEPHSGAVNTASFVVVFVLSIGFQRLKRIQAAAEEAAFTVASARAEVAAVRERETALAAIFDAMADVVYIIDAQYRIRFFNRRLREWLPNLAEGDLCHDALMGGEEPCPGCKLHGTIDRAAKQQYERFLPGLGRLFSIVSIPLTWGSGETVCLNVARDITEERKLAEQLLHAQRMESIGTLAGGLAHDLNNTLTPILGNAELALRRLDSDSPLVPRLQEIKDGARRAADLVRRILAFSRRQDLHPRTLDANLLIRNLAGMLRRLVEENIELEMDLAATPAVVIADPGQLEQILVNLVVNARDATGGGGTIQIGTRQAAGVGHPCRSCGQPITGEQVAISVADSGSGIPAAIQDRIFEPYFTTKGLNQGTGLGLAMVHGSVHQHGGHLGLASEQGMGTVVTVWLPAAGQPAAPGPFIRPVEPDSLAGGSEVILVVEDHAPLRELVREVLQGYGYRVLAAEDGETALRLYQEQGGAVDLVLSDLVMPGMDGRELVARLRQQEPGLRCLFMSGYTDSRLHGDEAEDADDLLPKPFLPGQLAARVRQALNGQAPGESRGQASH, from the coding sequence ATGATCCTGCCCTGGTGGCCGGTGATCTGGACCGACATCCTGGGCTGCCTGGCTGTGCTCGGCCTGGCCGGGGCGTGCTGGCGGGCGGCCTGGATCTGGTACGGGCGGCGGCCGGCCGACGTTTTCCGGCACTACCTCTTCCTGCTCACCGTGACCATTGTCGTCTTCGCCTGCTCCCGGTCGGTGGGCCACCTGCTCAAGCAGCTCCTGTTCTACACCGGCCACCGGGACTGGTGGGCGCTCATCGAGCCCCACAGCGGAGCGGTGAATACCGCCAGCTTTGTCGTGGTCTTCGTCCTCTCCATCGGCTTTCAGCGGCTGAAGCGCATCCAGGCGGCGGCCGAGGAGGCGGCCTTCACGGTGGCCAGCGCCCGGGCCGAGGTGGCGGCGGTCCGGGAGCGGGAAACCGCCCTGGCAGCCATCTTCGATGCCATGGCGGATGTGGTCTACATCATCGACGCCCAGTACCGGATCCGCTTCTTCAACCGGCGCCTGCGGGAGTGGCTGCCGAACCTGGCCGAGGGCGACCTGTGCCATGACGCCCTCATGGGTGGCGAGGAGCCCTGCCCGGGCTGCAAGCTGCACGGCACCATCGACCGGGCCGCCAAACAGCAGTATGAGCGGTTCCTGCCCGGTCTTGGCCGCCTGTTCAGCATTGTCAGCATTCCGCTCACCTGGGGCAGCGGTGAGACGGTCTGTCTCAATGTGGCCCGGGACATCACCGAGGAGCGGAAGCTGGCCGAGCAGCTGCTCCACGCCCAGCGCATGGAGTCCATCGGCACCCTGGCCGGGGGGCTGGCCCACGACCTCAACAACACCCTGACTCCCATCCTGGGCAATGCCGAGCTGGCCCTGCGCCGTCTCGACTCCGACTCCCCCCTGGTGCCTCGCCTGCAGGAGATCAAGGACGGCGCCCGGCGGGCCGCGGATCTGGTACGCCGCATCCTGGCCTTCAGCCGCCGCCAGGATCTCCATCCCCGGACCCTGGACGCGAACCTGCTCATCCGGAATCTGGCCGGCATGCTGCGCCGCCTGGTGGAAGAGAATATCGAGCTGGAGATGGATCTGGCTGCCACGCCGGCGGTGGTGATCGCCGATCCTGGCCAACTGGAGCAGATCCTGGTCAACCTGGTGGTCAACGCCCGGGACGCCACAGGGGGGGGCGGCACCATCCAGATTGGCACCCGTCAGGCTGCGGGGGTGGGCCACCCCTGTCGCAGCTGCGGGCAGCCGATCACCGGCGAGCAGGTGGCCATCTCGGTGGCCGATTCCGGCTCCGGGATCCCGGCCGCTATCCAGGACCGGATCTTCGAGCCCTATTTCACCACCAAGGGCCTCAACCAGGGCACCGGCCTGGGGCTGGCCATGGTGCACGGCAGCGTCCACCAGCACGGCGGGCACCTGGGGCTGGCGAGCGAGCAGGGCATGGGTACGGTGGTCACGGTCTGGCTGCCCGCAGCCGGGCAGCCGGCCGCACCGGGGCCCTTCATCCGGCCGGTCGAGCCGGACAGCCTGGCCGGGGGCTCAGAGGTCATCCTGGTGGTGGAGGATCATGCGCCGCTCCGGGAGTTGGTCCGGGAGGTGCTGCAGGGGTATGGCTACCGGGTGCTGGCTGCGGAAGACGGCGAGACCGCCCTGCGCCTGTACCAGGAGCAGGGCGGGGCGGTGGATCTGGTGCTCAGTGACCTGGTGATGCCCGGCATGGACGGCCGGGAGCTGGTGGCGCGGCTGCGGCAGCAGGAGCCGGGCCTGCGCTGTCTGTTCATGTCCGGCTACACGGATAGCCGCCTCCACGGCGACGAGGCCGAGGATGCGGATGACCTCCTCCCCAAGCCCTTCCTGCCCGGCCAGCTGGCAGCCCGGGTGCGCCAGGCCCTCAATGGCCAGGCCCCGGGGGAAAGCCGCGGCCAGGCCAGCCACTAG
- the lpxD gene encoding UDP-3-O-(3-hydroxymyristoyl)glucosamine N-acyltransferase encodes MKGHTTKSLAEIAALVGGELAGPGDLHVRAVQDLASAREGEITFVTSRRLLPLLATSRASAVIVAADLPDVDRPAIRVHDPYLAVAILQSLFVLRPFRSLGVSPQAQVGAECVIPAAVTIHPFAVLGDRVELGERVTIHPGAVLGDDVRIGDDSVLHAGVFVGERSVIGSRVVIHPGAVIGADGFGYARADDKAVKIPQVGMVQIDDDVEVGAGVCIDRATFGRTWIRQGAKVDNLVQIGHNVTVGEDAVLVAQAGIAGSATLGRGVILAGQAGVSGHVTLGDGVTVGPKAGVHDHQPDGATVSGVPAIPHREWLRAAAAYRRLPELVKEVRELRRRVAELEERLADRGSSHDIRGI; translated from the coding sequence TTGAAGGGACACACCACGAAATCCCTGGCCGAGATCGCTGCCCTGGTGGGGGGCGAGCTGGCGGGCCCTGGCGACCTGCATGTGCGGGCGGTGCAGGACCTGGCGTCTGCCCGGGAGGGGGAGATCACCTTTGTGACCAGCCGCCGGCTGCTGCCGCTTCTGGCGACCAGCCGGGCGTCGGCGGTGATCGTTGCCGCCGACCTGCCGGACGTGGACCGGCCGGCGATCCGGGTCCACGACCCCTATCTGGCGGTGGCCATCCTGCAGAGCCTGTTCGTGCTGCGGCCCTTCCGCAGCCTGGGGGTGAGCCCGCAAGCCCAGGTGGGGGCGGAGTGTGTCATCCCGGCCGCGGTCACCATCCACCCCTTCGCGGTCCTGGGGGACCGGGTGGAGCTGGGGGAGCGGGTGACCATCCATCCCGGGGCCGTGCTGGGCGACGACGTCCGGATTGGCGACGACTCGGTCCTCCATGCCGGCGTCTTTGTGGGCGAGCGCTCGGTGATCGGCAGCCGGGTGGTGATCCATCCCGGAGCGGTGATCGGTGCCGACGGCTTCGGCTATGCCCGGGCGGACGACAAGGCGGTGAAGATCCCCCAGGTGGGGATGGTGCAGATTGACGATGACGTGGAGGTCGGGGCCGGCGTTTGCATCGACCGGGCCACCTTCGGCCGTACCTGGATCCGGCAAGGCGCCAAGGTGGACAATCTGGTGCAGATCGGCCACAACGTGACCGTGGGCGAGGACGCCGTCCTGGTGGCCCAGGCTGGCATCGCCGGCTCCGCCACCCTGGGCCGCGGCGTGATCCTGGCTGGCCAGGCCGGGGTGAGCGGCCACGTCACCCTGGGGGACGGCGTGACCGTTGGACCCAAGGCCGGGGTCCACGACCACCAGCCGGACGGTGCCACGGTCTCGGGGGTGCCAGCCATTCCCCACCGGGAATGGCTGCGGGCCGCCGCCGCCTACCGCCGGCTGCCGGAGCTGGTCAAAGAGGTCCGGGAGCTGCGCCGGCGGGTGGCCGAGCTGGAGGAGCGGCTGGCCGATCGCGGCAGCAGCCACGACATAAGGGGTATCTGA
- the fabZ gene encoding 3-hydroxyacyl-ACP dehydratase FabZ, whose amino-acid sequence MELAGTTVDHIGILNLLPHRYPLLLVDRILEWEKDQRIRALKNVTINEPFFQGHFPGTPIMPGVLILEGMAQAGVVLAYLSTGDEFVGRLPYFAGMDAVRFRQPVVPGDQLVFSLAVQRRKAKLWKLAGQAFVQDKLVTEAELMAVFS is encoded by the coding sequence ATGGAGCTTGCAGGCACCACCGTGGATCATATCGGCATTCTGAACCTGCTGCCGCACCGCTACCCGCTGCTCCTGGTGGACCGCATCCTGGAGTGGGAGAAGGACCAGCGCATCCGGGCCCTCAAGAACGTCACCATCAACGAGCCGTTCTTTCAAGGCCATTTCCCGGGCACGCCCATCATGCCCGGGGTCCTGATCCTGGAGGGCATGGCCCAGGCCGGGGTGGTCCTGGCCTATCTGTCCACCGGCGACGAGTTCGTTGGCCGACTGCCCTATTTCGCCGGCATGGACGCGGTGCGCTTCCGCCAGCCGGTGGTGCCCGGCGACCAGTTGGTCTTTTCTCTTGCGGTCCAGCGCCGCAAGGCCAAGCTGTGGAAGCTGGCGGGTCAGGCCTTTGTCCAGGACAAGCTGGTGACCGAGGCCGAGCTCATGGCCGTCTTCTCCTGA
- the lpxA gene encoding acyl-ACP--UDP-N-acetylglucosamine O-acyltransferase has translation MPIHPTAIVDPGAELDPSVTVGPLAVIEAGVVVGPETTIGAHSVLSGPTVIGARNLIGPFCTVGAAPQDLKYGGEPTRLTIGNDNQIREYASIHRGTVDGLGETRIGDHNFLMAYSHVAHDCELGSHVVMANAATLGGHVQVADRAILGGLVAVHQFCRVGRFAFVGGLSGVSLDVPPFVRVSGIRGGMRVSSINVVGLRRAGFPEETVTSLRQAHRIIFRRPELLLEAALEEALATAPGCAEVAELVAFFRSSRRGVIRRNGGDD, from the coding sequence ATGCCCATCCATCCCACAGCCATTGTTGATCCCGGCGCCGAGCTGGACCCCAGCGTCACCGTGGGGCCCTTGGCGGTCATCGAGGCCGGCGTCGTGGTGGGGCCGGAGACCACCATCGGCGCCCACAGCGTGCTCTCCGGCCCCACCGTCATCGGTGCCCGCAACCTCATCGGTCCTTTTTGCACCGTGGGCGCTGCCCCCCAGGACCTCAAGTACGGCGGCGAGCCCACCCGGCTGACCATCGGCAACGACAACCAGATCCGGGAGTACGCCAGCATTCATCGGGGAACGGTGGATGGCCTGGGCGAGACCAGGATCGGTGACCACAACTTCCTCATGGCCTACAGCCACGTGGCCCACGACTGCGAGCTGGGCAGCCATGTGGTGATGGCCAATGCCGCCACCCTGGGCGGGCATGTGCAGGTGGCCGACCGGGCGATCCTGGGCGGCCTGGTGGCGGTGCACCAGTTCTGCCGGGTGGGGCGCTTCGCCTTTGTGGGCGGCCTGTCCGGGGTGAGCTTGGACGTGCCGCCCTTTGTCCGGGTCAGCGGCATCCGGGGCGGCATGCGGGTGAGCAGCATCAACGTCGTCGGCCTCCGGCGGGCCGGCTTCCCGGAGGAGACGGTCACCTCTTTGCGCCAGGCGCATCGGATCATCTTCCGCCGGCCGGAGCTTCTTCTGGAGGCAGCCCTGGAGGAGGCCCTGGCAACGGCCCCTGGCTGCGCCGAGGTGGCGGAGCTGGTGGCCTTCTTCCGTTCCTCCCGCCGGGGGGTGATCCGCAGGAACGGCGGTGACGACTAG
- the lpxI gene encoding UDP-2,3-diacylglucosamine diphosphatase LpxI (LpxI, functionally equivalent to LpxH, replaces it in LPS biosynthesis in a minority of bacteria.), with translation MTTRIGIIAGRGRFPHLFAEAARRQGCQVVVVAHQGESAPDLADYADRIHWVRLGQLGRIIEVLRQEEVEEAVLLGAITKTSIWRDIRPDLRGLALWGRIDRRQDDAILRAVAAELEKEGIRIVESTRYLGHLLFPAGQLTRRGLAAAELADVRFGWQMAKAIGALDIGQTVVVRDRTVLAVEAIEGTDAAIRRGGSLGRQEVVVVKVKKPQQDFRFDLPAIGVQTMTTMQESGARVLAVEAGQSLFFEREEALALADQAGLTVVGLTAGAGGLPLLPAA, from the coding sequence GTGACGACTAGGATCGGCATCATCGCCGGCCGGGGCCGTTTTCCGCACCTCTTTGCCGAGGCGGCCCGCCGCCAGGGCTGCCAGGTGGTGGTGGTCGCCCATCAGGGCGAATCGGCCCCGGATCTGGCCGACTATGCCGACCGCATCCACTGGGTGCGCCTGGGCCAGTTGGGGCGGATCATCGAGGTGCTGCGCCAGGAGGAGGTCGAAGAGGCGGTGCTCCTGGGCGCCATCACCAAGACCAGCATCTGGCGGGACATCCGGCCGGACCTGCGGGGGCTGGCGCTGTGGGGCCGGATCGACCGCCGCCAGGACGACGCCATCCTGCGGGCGGTGGCAGCGGAGCTGGAAAAGGAGGGGATCCGGATCGTCGAATCCACCCGCTATCTTGGCCATCTGCTCTTCCCGGCCGGCCAGCTGACCAGAAGGGGCCTTGCCGCCGCCGAGCTGGCGGATGTGCGCTTCGGCTGGCAGATGGCCAAGGCGATCGGGGCGCTCGATATCGGCCAGACCGTGGTGGTGCGGGATCGCACCGTGCTGGCCGTGGAGGCCATCGAGGGCACCGATGCCGCCATCCGCCGGGGCGGCAGCCTGGGCCGCCAGGAGGTGGTGGTGGTCAAGGTCAAGAAGCCGCAGCAGGATTTCCGCTTCGATCTGCCAGCCATCGGCGTGCAAACCATGACCACCATGCAGGAGAGCGGCGCCCGGGTGCTGGCGGTGGAGGCCGGCCAGTCCCTGTTCTTCGAGCGGGAAGAGGCCCTGGCCCTGGCCGATCAGGCGGGCCTTACGGTGGTGGGGCTCACCGCCGGTGCCGGCGGCCTCCCTTTGCTGCCGGCAGCGTGA
- a CDS encoding NDP-sugar synthase, protein MKAMILAAGFGTRLAPHSLVLPKPLFPILNRPLLAITIEQLRQAGVDEIIVNAHHLAGQIQAALSGLAGVTVLQEDAILGTGGGLRNALPILGRQPVLVVNADIAHTLDLSSLAARHLASGAAVSMVLQDQDRFRVVAVDEADRVLAFGPAAEGARRLAYTGVQFLWPEILDAMPAGVHAELIPWYQAAIARGVPIQGLVAAGHFWTDIGTPVDYLDLHARLLTGRLSAPHLPRPGGSPHLGPGCQLASGVTVADWACLGAGVTVGAGASLARVVVWAGVAIAAGAQLADAIVSG, encoded by the coding sequence ATGAAGGCCATGATCCTGGCCGCCGGCTTCGGTACCCGTCTGGCCCCCCACAGCCTCGTTCTGCCCAAGCCCCTGTTTCCAATCCTCAATCGGCCGCTTCTCGCCATCACCATCGAGCAGCTCAGGCAGGCCGGGGTGGATGAGATCATCGTCAACGCCCACCACTTGGCCGGCCAGATCCAGGCAGCGCTGTCCGGCCTTGCCGGCGTTACCGTGTTGCAGGAAGACGCTATTCTCGGCACCGGCGGTGGCCTCAGGAACGCCCTGCCCATCCTGGGCCGGCAGCCGGTGCTGGTGGTGAACGCCGACATCGCCCACACGTTGGACCTGTCCAGCCTGGCGGCTCGCCACCTCGCCTCCGGGGCGGCGGTCTCCATGGTGCTCCAGGACCAGGACCGCTTCCGGGTGGTGGCGGTGGACGAGGCAGACCGGGTGCTGGCTTTCGGCCCGGCGGCCGAGGGCGCCCGCCGCCTGGCCTACACCGGTGTCCAATTCCTCTGGCCCGAGATCCTGGACGCCATGCCGGCGGGCGTCCATGCCGAGCTCATCCCCTGGTATCAGGCCGCCATCGCCCGGGGCGTGCCCATCCAGGGTTTGGTGGCCGCCGGCCATTTCTGGACCGATATCGGCACCCCCGTCGACTACCTGGACCTCCACGCCCGGTTGCTCACCGGCCGCCTGAGCGCGCCGCATCTGCCCCGGCCGGGCGGCAGCCCCCATCTCGGCCCAGGCTGCCAGCTGGCGTCCGGCGTCACCGTGGCCGACTGGGCCTGCCTGGGCGCCGGGGTCACCGTGGGGGCCGGGGCGAGCCTGGCCCGGGTGGTGGTCTGGGCTGGCGTTGCCATTGCGGCGGGGGCGCAGCTGGCGGATGCCATCGTTTCGGGTTGA
- a CDS encoding phosphotransferase has product MLSPAIIRFLKDQGLWGPEACTCQGLRGDGSGRPFFRLLAHGRPPVVLVLPDPDQPRGLAEAAASLAIGRHLAAAGVPVPRILAAEPPAGWIVFQDLGDRHLATAVAQASSRDQVLGWYRSAVEILLALQIDGWAGFDPAWSWDTPLFDRDLMRRREADYFLERFWQGYLGQPTVPDGVAGELDRLADRASEASTDFLVHRDFQSRNLMLTPEGALAVIDFQGARQGPRAYDLASLLLDPYVELPVAEQEELLDFYGLRAAARGRPVPPDFRVELSHLALQRNLQILGAFGFLVKVRGKGFFKASIPGAVRSLNRLLTWPELSAFPRLRGLAEEIPALLASAGTHPEGELP; this is encoded by the coding sequence ATGCTGTCGCCTGCCATCATTCGCTTTCTGAAGGACCAGGGGCTCTGGGGGCCGGAGGCATGCACGTGCCAGGGACTGCGGGGGGATGGCTCCGGCCGGCCGTTCTTCCGGCTGCTGGCCCACGGTCGGCCGCCGGTGGTGCTGGTGCTGCCGGATCCGGACCAGCCCCGGGGGCTGGCCGAGGCGGCGGCGAGCCTCGCCATCGGCCGCCACCTGGCTGCCGCCGGGGTGCCAGTGCCGCGGATTCTGGCCGCGGAGCCCCCTGCGGGCTGGATCGTCTTTCAGGATCTGGGGGACCGGCACCTGGCCACCGCAGTGGCGCAGGCCTCCTCCCGGGATCAGGTGCTGGGCTGGTACCGCTCGGCCGTCGAGATCCTCCTGGCCCTCCAGATCGATGGCTGGGCGGGCTTTGATCCGGCCTGGTCCTGGGACACCCCTTTGTTCGACCGGGACCTCATGCGGCGCCGCGAGGCAGACTACTTTCTGGAGCGGTTTTGGCAAGGCTATCTCGGCCAACCAACGGTGCCGGACGGGGTGGCCGGGGAGCTGGATCGGTTGGCCGATCGGGCCAGCGAGGCGTCCACGGATTTTCTCGTGCACCGGGACTTCCAGTCCCGCAATCTGATGCTGACCCCGGAGGGCGCGCTCGCGGTCATCGACTTCCAAGGCGCCCGCCAAGGGCCCCGGGCCTATGACCTGGCGAGCCTGCTCCTTGACCCCTATGTGGAGCTGCCGGTGGCCGAGCAGGAGGAGCTCCTGGACTTCTATGGCCTGAGGGCGGCCGCCCGGGGCCGGCCGGTACCGCCAGACTTCCGGGTCGAGCTCAGCCATCTCGCCCTGCAGCGGAACCTGCAGATCCTGGGCGCCTTCGGCTTTCTGGTCAAGGTGCGGGGCAAGGGCTTTTTCAAGGCGTCTATTCCGGGGGCGGTCCGCTCCCTCAATCGCCTCCTGACCTGGCCGGAGCTGTCGGCATTCCCCCGGCTGCGCGGTCTGGCCGAAGAGATCCCGGCCCTCCTGGCCAGCGCCGGCACCCATCCAGAGGGAGAGTTGCCATGA
- the der gene encoding ribosome biogenesis GTPase Der — MSHSVCPIVALVGRPNVGKSTLFNRLTRSNRAIVDPTPGVTRDRAYEVVRWEDRDVILVDTGGIEPAAGDDFSAQVTGQTRQAVAEADLVVLILDGREGALPQDHRIAGELRRTGKPLLVAVNKIDGPEMEEAGLGACYELGIGELVPISAEHGYGIRSLLETLRSRLPAAGTEPPLPAATIRVACVGRPNVGKSSLVNRLLGEERMIVSQVPGTTRDSVDTLLVRDEQAYLLVDTAGIRRRGKVQEKLEKFSVLKSLQSLARADIALVLLDAGEGITDQDTRVIGHALERGRALIILINKWDLLRNDPAGQRRLRDELDRQTAFVDYVPRLFISALTGKGVGEILPAVQKVFRQFNAHFGTGPLNRLLKEAVAAHSPPLHQGRRLRLYYTTQTDTRPPTFTVFANQPDGIHFSYHRFLVNRFREGLGLSDCPVRVLLRERPRRQRP; from the coding sequence ATGAGCCACAGCGTCTGCCCCATTGTCGCCCTGGTGGGCCGGCCCAATGTCGGCAAGTCCACGTTGTTCAACCGCCTCACCCGCTCCAACCGGGCCATCGTCGATCCGACCCCCGGGGTGACCCGGGACCGGGCCTACGAGGTGGTGCGCTGGGAGGATCGGGACGTCATCCTGGTGGACACCGGCGGCATCGAGCCGGCGGCTGGTGACGATTTTTCCGCCCAGGTCACCGGCCAGACCAGGCAGGCGGTGGCGGAGGCCGACCTGGTCGTCCTCATTCTGGATGGCCGGGAGGGCGCCTTGCCCCAGGACCACCGCATCGCCGGCGAGCTGCGCCGTACCGGCAAGCCCCTCCTGGTGGCGGTGAACAAGATCGACGGCCCGGAGATGGAAGAGGCCGGGCTTGGCGCCTGCTATGAGCTGGGGATCGGCGAGCTGGTGCCCATCTCCGCCGAGCACGGCTACGGGATCCGGAGCCTGCTGGAGACCTTGCGCTCCCGGCTGCCCGCGGCCGGCACCGAGCCGCCCCTGCCGGCGGCGACCATCCGCGTCGCCTGCGTCGGCCGGCCCAATGTGGGCAAGTCCTCCCTGGTCAACCGCCTGCTGGGCGAGGAGCGGATGATCGTCTCCCAGGTGCCGGGCACCACCCGGGACTCGGTGGATACCCTCCTGGTCCGGGACGAGCAGGCCTATCTTCTGGTGGACACCGCCGGCATCCGCCGCCGGGGCAAGGTGCAGGAGAAGCTGGAGAAGTTCAGCGTCCTCAAGAGCCTGCAATCCCTGGCCCGGGCGGACATCGCCCTGGTGCTCCTGGATGCCGGCGAGGGCATCACCGACCAGGACACCCGGGTGATCGGCCATGCCCTGGAGCGGGGCCGGGCCTTGATCATCCTCATCAACAAATGGGATCTGCTGCGCAACGACCCTGCCGGCCAGCGGCGGCTGCGGGACGAGCTGGACCGCCAGACCGCCTTCGTGGACTACGTGCCCCGGCTCTTCATCTCCGCCCTCACCGGCAAGGGGGTGGGCGAGATCCTGCCGGCGGTGCAGAAGGTCTTCCGCCAGTTCAACGCCCATTTCGGCACCGGTCCCTTGAACCGCCTGCTCAAAGAGGCGGTGGCGGCCCACAGCCCGCCCCTCCACCAGGGCCGCCGGCTGCGCCTCTACTACACCACCCAGACCGACACCCGGCCGCCCACCTTCACCGTCTTCGCCAACCAGCCGGACGGCATCCACTTCTCCTACCATCGCTTCCTGGTCAACCGCTTCCGGGAGGGCCTGGGTCTTTCCGACTGCCCGGTGCGGGTCCTCTTGCGGGAGCGGCCCCGGCGCCAGCGGCCGTAA